One genomic window of Agarivorans sp. Alg241-V36 includes the following:
- a CDS encoding phosphoadenylyl-sulfate reductase, with protein MTNLDLEQLSALPVEARFAELSEVNKELEGMSAQQRAAWAIENLPQQVVLTSSFGIQAAVSLHLLTQIKPDIPVILTDTGYLFPETYRFIDELTERLNLNLQVYKSTQSNAWQEARFGKLWEQGVEGLKQYNTLNKVEPMQRAFKELEVKSWFSGLRRSQSSSRSDLPVLQIQNGAFKILPIIDWTNKDVHYYLKEHNLPYHPLWEQGYVSVGDVQTSQPLQAGMSEEDTRFFGLKRECGLHEEVAGSGI; from the coding sequence ATGACTAACTTAGATTTAGAGCAACTGTCTGCGCTACCTGTAGAAGCGCGTTTTGCTGAGTTATCTGAAGTAAACAAAGAGCTCGAAGGCATGAGCGCACAACAACGTGCTGCTTGGGCCATAGAGAACTTGCCCCAGCAAGTGGTGCTAACCTCTAGCTTTGGTATTCAAGCTGCGGTTAGCTTGCATCTTTTAACGCAAATTAAGCCAGATATTCCGGTAATACTTACCGATACAGGCTACTTATTTCCTGAAACATATCGCTTTATTGACGAGCTAACTGAGCGCTTAAACCTGAATTTGCAGGTATACAAATCGACACAGTCTAATGCTTGGCAAGAAGCGCGTTTTGGTAAACTTTGGGAGCAAGGCGTAGAAGGCTTAAAGCAATACAACACCTTGAACAAAGTAGAGCCTATGCAGCGTGCTTTTAAAGAGCTAGAAGTGAAGAGCTGGTTCTCGGGTTTGCGTCGTAGCCAGTCGTCTTCTCGTTCAGATTTACCGGTACTGCAAATACAAAATGGTGCCTTTAAAATATTACCCATTATCGATTGGACTAATAAAGATGTGCACTACTACTTAAAAGAGCATAACTTGCCTTATCACCCTTTGTGGGAGCAAGGTTACGTATCGGTAGGAGACGTGCAAACATCACAGCCCCTGCAAGCAGGGATGAGTGAAGAAGATACTCGCTTCTTTGGTTTGAAACGTGAATGTGGTTTACACGAAGAAGTGGCTGGCAGCGGTATTTAG
- a CDS encoding TIGR03899 family protein, which translates to MSDKSITENKNSHVENSKLQLAKIAKQRGLDALLHKEKAASTWSQRGQARVTVELATQQKNLESIFYFAAQKTSEQDVGSEPDADWMTEFLQLASNTQVKSMQMLWADILSQELATPGSFSVKALRTLKLMTQREALWFQTACELSSVLGGESNNKILTGVARPASNLGLVRAKIDKIALGQHRMPYHHILQLTDLGLLFDRELEIRPSALHETSLSHGQAHYALKPRYKGSRLLYHRFTPIGDELAKLITTQPLVSYQEHLEQLLHNYFELH; encoded by the coding sequence ATGTCTGACAAGTCAATCACCGAAAACAAAAACAGCCACGTTGAGAACAGCAAGCTGCAGCTGGCCAAAATAGCCAAGCAGCGTGGTTTAGATGCTTTGTTACATAAAGAGAAAGCAGCCTCTACGTGGTCGCAGCGGGGCCAAGCTAGAGTGACTGTTGAGCTAGCTACTCAGCAAAAAAATCTAGAAAGTATCTTTTACTTTGCAGCACAAAAAACTAGCGAACAAGATGTAGGCAGTGAACCCGACGCCGATTGGATGACGGAATTTTTGCAGTTAGCGAGCAACACCCAAGTTAAATCAATGCAAATGTTGTGGGCAGACATTCTTAGCCAAGAGCTTGCGACTCCAGGCAGCTTTTCAGTGAAAGCCTTACGCACTCTTAAACTGATGACTCAGCGCGAAGCATTATGGTTTCAAACGGCTTGCGAGTTAAGCTCTGTGCTTGGTGGTGAAAGCAACAACAAAATACTCACCGGTGTGGCAAGACCAGCCAGTAATTTAGGCCTAGTTAGAGCGAAGATCGACAAAATTGCACTTGGCCAGCACCGTATGCCTTACCATCACATTCTGCAACTCACGGATTTAGGTTTACTGTTTGATAGAGAGCTTGAAATTCGCCCCTCAGCACTTCATGAAACATCACTAAGCCATGGGCAAGCCCATTATGCCTTAAAACCTCGCTACAAGGGCTCACGGCTGCTTTACCACCGTTTCACGCCCATTGGCGATGAGCTAGCTAAACTTATAACAACTCAGCCTCTTGTGTCTTATCAAGAGCATTTAGAGCAGCTATTACATAACTACTTTGAGCTGCATTAA
- a CDS encoding YtfJ family protein, with protein MKHLLLLLSLLPAWAMALNINTGGNLPSIDINNAGELQLAGDDISYSAWSTQQLDGKVRLIQAMAGRTSAKELNAPMIEAVKQAKISDDVYQTVTIVNLDDAVFGTSGFVKNKLKKNKKTFPQASFVLDKEGELFELWKIKAKSSAIILLDAGGTVLFAKDGELNQQEIEQVIGLIKANI; from the coding sequence GTGAAACATCTATTACTACTTTTAAGCCTGCTACCAGCATGGGCTATGGCGCTAAACATAAACACTGGCGGTAATCTACCAAGCATCGACATTAACAACGCTGGCGAATTGCAGCTCGCTGGTGATGACATTAGTTACAGCGCTTGGAGCACTCAGCAATTAGATGGCAAAGTAAGGCTGATTCAAGCAATGGCTGGCCGAACCAGCGCCAAAGAGCTTAACGCGCCAATGATCGAAGCGGTAAAACAAGCCAAGATTAGTGACGACGTATATCAAACAGTGACTATCGTAAACTTAGATGACGCTGTTTTTGGTACCTCAGGCTTTGTTAAAAATAAACTCAAGAAGAACAAAAAAACTTTTCCACAAGCCAGCTTTGTTTTGGATAAAGAAGGTGAGCTATTTGAACTTTGGAAAATAAAAGCCAAGTCTTCAGCAATCATTTTGCTAGATGCTGGTGGAACTGTTTTATTCGCTAAGGACGGAGAGTTGAATCAACAAGAAATTGAGCAGGTAATTGGCTTAATCAAGGCAAACATCTAA
- a CDS encoding assimilatory sulfite reductase (NADPH) flavoprotein subunit, whose product MLLKELSSLASPLSEQQVSLLQQATAELSVTQLAWVSGYLAGVGQNAGQLAPLAQAQPAGKLTILYASQTGNAKGVAEELHAAAQAQDINAEVVNVADYKAKSLKNETHLLIVASTNGEGEPPDDAIEFHEFLASKKAPKLDNLKYSVLALGDSSYEFFCQTGKDFDERLAALGAERVCERVDCDVDYDKDAANWTEQALTELKQTLSAETSGSVVSLPVSAPAASQYNKKNPYAAELSLSQKITGRDSAKDVRHVEIDLADSGLQYQAGDALGVWFENDRELVAKIIARLGLKADDLVSIDEQEYSLADALAEKLEITQTSGAFVEAWAAWSASKKLQTVVADKDKLREYAANHQVIDVLLEKKAKVAAQDFVDALRKITPRLYSIASAQAEVEEEVHLTVGVVSYQQGDEQRLGGASGFLGARAEEGAQVKVFVEHNDNFRLPSNPDTPVIMVGPGTGIAPFRAFMQQRDASDAEGKNWLFFGDQTFTQDFLYQTEWQGYLKSGLLSKLDVAFSRDQADKIYVQDRLRENAEEVFQWLEEGAHLYICGDANRMAKDVHQALIDIIAEQGKQSPEQAEEYLKQLRSAKRYQKDVY is encoded by the coding sequence ATGCTGTTAAAGGAACTTTCGTCATTGGCTAGCCCATTGTCTGAGCAACAGGTTAGTCTGCTGCAACAGGCAACGGCTGAGCTGTCGGTAACTCAACTGGCTTGGGTAAGTGGTTACCTAGCGGGCGTAGGACAAAACGCGGGGCAGTTAGCGCCGCTTGCGCAAGCACAGCCTGCGGGCAAACTAACTATTCTTTATGCTTCTCAAACTGGTAACGCTAAAGGGGTTGCCGAAGAGCTACATGCTGCTGCTCAAGCGCAAGATATTAACGCTGAAGTTGTTAATGTGGCTGATTACAAAGCAAAAAGTTTGAAGAACGAAACTCATTTGCTGATTGTTGCCAGTACTAACGGAGAAGGCGAGCCACCCGATGACGCTATAGAGTTCCACGAATTTTTGGCCTCTAAGAAAGCACCAAAGCTGGATAACCTTAAATACAGCGTATTGGCCTTAGGCGATTCAAGCTACGAGTTTTTCTGCCAAACCGGTAAAGATTTTGATGAGCGTTTAGCTGCTCTAGGTGCCGAGCGTGTTTGTGAGCGCGTTGATTGTGATGTTGACTACGATAAAGACGCTGCCAACTGGACTGAACAAGCATTGACTGAGCTTAAGCAAACCTTAAGCGCAGAGACAAGCGGTTCTGTAGTTAGCTTGCCGGTAAGTGCCCCGGCGGCCAGCCAATACAATAAAAAGAACCCTTATGCTGCTGAGCTAAGCTTAAGCCAAAAAATTACTGGTCGCGATTCTGCTAAAGATGTTCGCCACGTAGAAATTGATTTGGCTGATTCTGGCCTGCAATACCAAGCGGGTGACGCTTTGGGTGTTTGGTTTGAAAACGACCGTGAGTTAGTGGCTAAAATCATTGCTCGCCTAGGCTTGAAAGCCGACGACTTAGTTAGCATTGATGAGCAAGAATATAGCTTAGCTGATGCACTAGCTGAGAAACTAGAGATTACTCAAACTAGCGGTGCCTTTGTTGAAGCTTGGGCTGCTTGGTCTGCCAGTAAGAAACTGCAAACCGTAGTAGCGGATAAAGATAAGCTTCGTGAGTATGCGGCTAATCATCAGGTGATTGATGTACTGCTTGAGAAAAAAGCCAAGGTAGCGGCGCAAGATTTTGTTGATGCTTTGCGTAAGATTACTCCGCGACTTTATTCAATTGCTTCTGCGCAAGCGGAAGTTGAAGAAGAAGTTCACCTAACGGTTGGCGTAGTTAGCTACCAACAAGGTGATGAGCAACGCTTAGGTGGCGCTTCTGGCTTTTTAGGTGCGCGCGCTGAAGAAGGTGCTCAGGTTAAAGTTTTTGTAGAGCACAATGATAACTTCCGTTTACCAAGCAACCCTGATACTCCAGTTATTATGGTCGGCCCTGGCACTGGCATCGCTCCGTTCCGTGCGTTTATGCAACAGCGTGATGCTAGCGATGCAGAAGGTAAAAACTGGTTGTTCTTTGGTGACCAAACCTTTACCCAAGATTTCTTATATCAAACCGAATGGCAGGGCTATTTGAAATCTGGTTTGCTAAGCAAATTAGACGTAGCCTTTTCGCGCGATCAAGCTGACAAGATTTATGTGCAAGATCGCCTAAGAGAGAACGCCGAAGAAGTTTTCCAATGGTTAGAAGAAGGCGCTCATTTATACATTTGTGGTGATGCAAACCGCATGGCTAAAGATGTTCACCAAGCCCTTATCGATATTATTGCTGAGCAGGGTAAACAAAGCCCTGAGCAAGCAGAAGAGTATTTAAAACAGTTACGTAGTGCTAAGCGTTACCAGAAGGATGTTTACTAA
- a CDS encoding ATP-binding protein, with the protein MEQRSKNQMSLKQKLLLVLGWLLLLLLAGVTAQYQAKQQQQSQLLEESQRLQRSIQHELDRFRNFPKVLAIQQQLIEPLSLNVTSQRRHALNRYLQHINELQGSDVTYLLDPSGLTLASSNWQSARSFVGSNYSYRPYFQTAILGKYGQYFALGSRSGIRGYYFSAPVKLQQRVIGVLVVKVALNIIDKSWRDPNFEYLLTDKHGVVFYASKAHWLYRSIKALPESLRQQLINSRQYGPHQLTNMAQDLRPNSINLPNYGGQRVDYISTNRVLPTAGWRLYALSKDSGYKSEIAEALFLSSLFYLGGVLLYLYWRQLQLSRLMQAQANQQLEVSVQQRTAELTQSNQQLQQAIDDYRRTANTLKKTEDELVQAAKLATLGELSAGINHELNQPLTAMQSYAENALRFQQKQNHQQVTHNLQDIIKLTSMMSKMIAKFKIFSRKSSGQTSAVSSAVSINAALSILANRIVSNGIKIEFSGQDEHWVKAEPIQLEQVLINLINNAIDALEGTQNACLGIRQYQQGEWQCIAILDNGPMLSEEQLQRIFEPFFTTKKQGLGLGMAISKRLIESFEGELSVSNLIDIGPEFVIRLRTHTPPAKQV; encoded by the coding sequence ATGGAACAGCGTTCAAAAAACCAAATGTCATTAAAGCAGAAGCTGCTGCTGGTACTGGGTTGGTTACTACTTTTGTTACTGGCTGGCGTTACCGCGCAATACCAAGCAAAACAACAACAGCAAAGCCAATTACTTGAAGAGAGCCAACGCTTACAACGCAGTATTCAGCATGAGTTGGATAGATTTCGTAATTTCCCAAAAGTGCTGGCGATTCAGCAGCAATTAATTGAGCCTTTAAGCTTAAATGTCACCAGTCAGCGCCGTCACGCCCTAAATCGCTATCTACAGCATATTAATGAGCTGCAAGGTAGCGACGTGACTTACTTGCTAGACCCCAGCGGCCTGACCTTAGCTTCCAGCAACTGGCAAAGTGCCCGTTCCTTTGTTGGCAGCAACTACAGTTATCGGCCTTATTTTCAAACCGCTATCTTAGGTAAGTATGGGCAGTATTTTGCTTTAGGCTCTCGTTCGGGCATTCGCGGTTATTATTTTTCGGCACCCGTAAAGCTGCAACAGCGAGTTATAGGGGTATTGGTGGTAAAAGTTGCACTTAACATCATAGATAAAAGCTGGCGTGATCCTAACTTTGAATACCTACTTACCGACAAACACGGAGTGGTATTTTACGCCTCAAAAGCGCATTGGCTTTATCGCAGTATTAAAGCCTTACCGGAATCTTTACGCCAACAGCTGATCAACTCTCGCCAATATGGCCCGCATCAGCTAACAAATATGGCACAAGACCTACGCCCTAATAGTATTAACCTGCCCAATTATGGCGGGCAACGGGTTGATTATATTAGTACCAACCGCGTGCTCCCCACAGCGGGCTGGCGGCTATATGCCTTGTCCAAAGACAGTGGTTATAAAAGCGAGATCGCCGAGGCGCTGTTTTTAAGTTCACTGTTTTACCTAGGTGGGGTATTGCTTTATTTGTATTGGCGCCAGCTTCAATTAAGCCGTTTAATGCAAGCTCAAGCTAATCAACAGTTAGAGGTAAGTGTGCAGCAGCGCACCGCCGAACTTACCCAAAGCAACCAGCAATTACAGCAAGCCATTGATGACTATCGACGTACCGCCAACACCTTAAAGAAAACCGAAGATGAACTGGTGCAAGCAGCCAAACTAGCCACGCTTGGCGAGCTATCCGCTGGCATTAATCATGAACTAAACCAGCCTCTCACGGCCATGCAAAGTTATGCAGAGAACGCCCTGCGTTTTCAACAAAAGCAAAATCATCAGCAAGTCACCCACAACCTACAAGACATCATCAAACTCACCTCCATGATGAGTAAAATGATTGCCAAGTTTAAAATCTTCTCGCGTAAATCCAGTGGGCAAACCAGTGCGGTATCTAGCGCTGTTTCAATTAACGCTGCGCTATCAATCCTGGCTAATCGCATCGTATCGAATGGGATTAAAATTGAGTTTAGTGGCCAAGATGAACACTGGGTTAAAGCCGAACCGATACAGCTGGAACAAGTCCTCATTAACCTGATCAATAACGCCATAGATGCCTTAGAAGGCACGCAAAATGCCTGCTTAGGCATACGCCAATATCAGCAGGGCGAATGGCAATGTATCGCCATTTTGGACAATGGCCCAATGCTTAGCGAGGAACAACTACAACGTATTTTTGAGCCCTTCTTTACCACTAAAAAACAAGGCTTGGGTTTAGGCATGGCAATATCGAAACGTTTAATAGAATCCTTTGAAGGAGAGCTGAGTGTCAGCAATCTGATAGATATTGGCCCAGAGTTTGTTATTCGCCTGCGTACCCACACTCCACCAGCCAAGCAAGTTTAA
- a CDS encoding TRAP transporter small permease: MTFVTWFRRFEENFIAFLLVAMTLLVFVEVIMRFVFNSGIHWVQEVTLYCSAWLVLLGASWGVREGAHIGVDAFVKVLPPTQRKWITLAALALCLFYCGLFMYGSWVYLSKLARIGIEMEDLPIEKWKTMSVLFIGFVLLVIRFLEVGWKVFTNQQDGFHLADEAKESMQLADELKKQ; the protein is encoded by the coding sequence ATGACCTTTGTTACTTGGTTTCGCCGTTTTGAAGAAAATTTCATCGCATTTTTGCTGGTCGCCATGACGCTACTGGTTTTTGTAGAAGTGATCATGCGCTTTGTATTCAACTCTGGCATCCATTGGGTGCAAGAAGTCACCTTGTACTGCTCGGCTTGGTTAGTGCTGCTGGGTGCCAGCTGGGGCGTGCGAGAAGGCGCCCACATTGGCGTAGACGCCTTTGTTAAAGTACTTCCTCCCACTCAACGTAAGTGGATTACCTTAGCGGCCTTGGCACTGTGCTTGTTTTACTGCGGCCTATTTATGTATGGATCTTGGGTATACCTGAGCAAGCTGGCCCGCATCGGCATTGAAATGGAAGACCTTCCCATCGAAAAATGGAAAACCATGAGCGTACTGTTCATTGGTTTTGTATTGCTGGTAATTCGGTTTTTGGAAGTGGGCTGGAAAGTATTCACCAACCAGCAAGATGGTTTTCATCTGGCAGACGAAGCCAAGGAAAGCATGCAACTCGCCGACGAACTAAAAAAACAATAA
- the cysI gene encoding assimilatory sulfite reductase (NADPH) hemoprotein subunit produces the protein MSSDLIVEGKLSDNERLKRESNFLRGTIEADLGDRITGGFTADNFQLIRFHGMYQQDDRDIRAERTKQKLEPLHNVMLRARMPGGIIQPKQWLAIDKFASDHTMYGSIRLTTRQTFQFHGVLKPNIKLMHQTLNSIGIDSIATAGDVNRNVLCTSNPVESELHQEAYEWATKISEHLLPKTRAYAEIWLDGEKVEGGEEEPILGSNYLPRKFKTTVVIPPHNDIDVHANDLNFVAIADNGKLVGFNVLVGGGLAMTHGDKSTYPRRADDFGFVPLEKTLDVAAAVVTTQRDWGNRVNRKNAKTKYTLDRVGSDTFKQEVEKRAGISFEQSRPYEFTSRGDRIGWVEGIDGKHHLTVFIENGRLLDYPEKALKTGVAKIAEIHKGDFRMTANQNLVIAGVPAKDKAKIEKLAREHGLINDSHSAQRVNSMACVAFPTCPLAMAEAERYLPGLVDDVEQLLAKHAMSEEHIILRVTGCPNGCGRAMLAEAGLVGKGPGKYNLYLGGNQSGTRIPKLYLEGIGEQEILSELDGLIARWAKEREQDEAFGDFVIRAGIVAEVKVSVRDFHD, from the coding sequence ATGAGTTCGGATCTAATTGTTGAAGGCAAGTTGTCAGATAATGAGCGCCTAAAGCGAGAGAGCAACTTCCTGCGTGGCACTATTGAAGCAGACCTAGGTGACCGTATCACTGGTGGGTTTACTGCTGATAACTTTCAGCTTATTCGTTTCCACGGTATGTACCAGCAGGACGACCGTGATATACGCGCCGAGCGTACCAAGCAAAAGCTCGAGCCTTTGCACAATGTTATGTTGCGTGCACGTATGCCAGGCGGAATCATCCAGCCTAAACAGTGGTTAGCTATTGATAAGTTCGCTAGCGACCACACCATGTACGGCAGTATTCGCTTAACGACGCGTCAAACTTTCCAGTTTCACGGCGTATTAAAGCCCAACATTAAATTGATGCACCAAACGCTTAACAGCATTGGCATCGATTCTATCGCTACTGCTGGCGACGTTAACCGAAACGTATTATGTACTAGTAACCCAGTTGAGTCTGAGCTGCACCAAGAAGCCTATGAGTGGGCTACTAAAATCAGTGAACATTTATTACCTAAAACTCGCGCCTACGCTGAGATTTGGTTAGATGGTGAAAAGGTCGAAGGTGGTGAAGAAGAGCCGATTTTAGGTTCAAACTACTTACCACGTAAGTTTAAAACCACGGTAGTAATTCCGCCGCATAATGACATCGACGTACACGCCAATGACCTTAACTTTGTTGCTATTGCTGACAATGGAAAACTAGTTGGTTTTAACGTGCTGGTGGGCGGTGGCCTTGCGATGACCCATGGTGACAAATCTACCTATCCACGTAGAGCTGACGATTTTGGTTTTGTTCCATTAGAAAAAACCTTAGATGTAGCAGCAGCGGTTGTTACTACCCAGCGAGATTGGGGTAACCGAGTTAATCGCAAAAACGCGAAAACCAAGTACACCCTTGACCGCGTAGGTAGCGATACCTTCAAGCAAGAAGTTGAAAAACGCGCAGGCATTAGCTTTGAACAAAGCCGTCCTTACGAGTTTACTTCTCGTGGTGACCGTATTGGTTGGGTAGAAGGTATTGATGGCAAGCACCATTTAACGGTATTTATCGAAAACGGCCGTTTATTAGATTACCCAGAAAAAGCACTGAAGACCGGTGTGGCTAAAATTGCTGAGATCCATAAAGGGGATTTCCGCATGACCGCCAACCAAAACCTAGTGATTGCTGGTGTACCTGCGAAAGATAAAGCAAAAATTGAAAAGCTTGCACGTGAACATGGCTTAATTAATGATAGCCACAGTGCGCAACGTGTAAACTCGATGGCCTGTGTAGCATTTCCAACTTGCCCACTAGCAATGGCAGAAGCAGAGCGTTACTTGCCTGGCTTAGTGGACGATGTTGAGCAGCTATTGGCTAAACATGCCATGAGCGAAGAGCACATTATTTTGCGCGTAACCGGTTGTCCCAATGGTTGTGGACGAGCAATGCTTGCAGAAGCAGGTTTAGTGGGCAAAGGCCCGGGTAAGTACAATTTGTATCTCGGTGGTAACCAAAGCGGAACACGTATTCCTAAACTCTATTTAGAGGGCATTGGTGAGCAAGAAATCTTGTCTGAACTAGACGGTTTAATTGCTCGTTGGGCTAAAGAACGTGAGCAAGATGAAGCTTTTGGTGACTTTGTAATTCGTGCTGGAATTGTCGCTGAAGTAAAAGTAAGCGTTAGGGATTTTCATGACTAA
- a CDS encoding sigma-54 dependent transcriptional regulator, with protein MYTPVIIIDDDPDILRSLGQTLELEDYECLRFENAEQALRQIKPTWPGVIISDINMPGLSGLEMMQRAHQIDADLPIILLTGHGDISMAIKAIRDGAYDFLEKPFSTSHLLDVLQRALEKRRLTLENRELKAELDAQSGPGPRILGSTPAISRMRKILSHIKDAPADVLIHGETGTGKELVARFLHDHSIRAKHPFVAINCGAVPETMIESELFGHEAGAFTGAQKKRIGKIAFANHGTLFLDEIESMPMALQIKLLRVLEERSVEPLGSNQATSLNIRVIAATKSDLQELGEQGEFRSDLYYRLNVVEVHIPALRERSEDIPLLLENFLRVAAARYQLNSPEVSPGRLAELMNHDWPGNVRELRNLAERWVLMGEEAAFNESNNHQQSLNLAEQLYRFERTLLQDALQRHNGQLKAVQEELQIGRKTLYEKMKKYQLDKGDYKDNDTF; from the coding sequence GTGTATACACCCGTGATAATTATTGATGATGATCCAGATATTCTGCGCTCTCTTGGTCAAACCCTAGAGCTAGAAGACTACGAATGCTTGCGCTTCGAAAATGCCGAACAAGCCTTACGTCAAATAAAACCCACTTGGCCGGGCGTTATTATCTCCGACATCAACATGCCCGGTTTAAGTGGCCTAGAAATGATGCAACGCGCCCATCAAATTGATGCGGATTTACCGATTATTTTACTGACCGGCCACGGTGATATTTCCATGGCAATTAAAGCGATTCGCGACGGCGCTTATGACTTTTTAGAAAAGCCCTTCTCCACCAGCCATTTGTTGGATGTATTGCAGCGAGCGTTAGAAAAGCGCCGGCTTACCTTAGAAAACCGCGAGCTAAAAGCCGAACTAGATGCCCAAAGCGGACCGGGCCCGCGTATATTAGGCTCAACCCCAGCCATTAGCCGTATGCGCAAAATTTTAAGCCACATTAAAGATGCCCCCGCCGATGTATTAATTCACGGTGAAACCGGCACCGGAAAAGAGTTAGTTGCGCGCTTTTTGCATGACCATAGCATTCGCGCTAAGCACCCCTTTGTGGCGATTAACTGCGGCGCGGTGCCAGAGACCATGATTGAAAGCGAGCTGTTTGGTCATGAGGCTGGCGCATTTACCGGCGCCCAAAAAAAACGCATTGGTAAGATCGCCTTTGCTAACCATGGCACCTTATTTCTAGATGAAATTGAAAGCATGCCAATGGCACTGCAAATAAAGTTACTGCGAGTGCTGGAAGAGCGCAGCGTGGAACCCTTGGGCAGTAATCAAGCCACTTCTCTTAACATTAGGGTCATCGCCGCCACCAAGAGTGATTTACAAGAACTAGGTGAGCAAGGCGAGTTTCGTAGCGATTTGTATTATCGCTTAAACGTGGTTGAGGTACATATCCCCGCCTTGAGAGAGCGCAGTGAAGATATCCCGCTCTTGCTGGAAAACTTCCTACGCGTAGCCGCTGCTCGCTATCAACTTAATAGCCCAGAGGTATCACCCGGCCGTCTTGCGGAGTTAATGAACCATGATTGGCCTGGCAATGTGCGTGAGTTGAGAAACCTAGCAGAACGTTGGGTACTGATGGGCGAAGAAGCCGCGTTTAATGAGAGTAACAACCACCAGCAATCACTCAACCTGGCCGAGCAACTTTACCGTTTTGAACGCACCCTATTGCAAGATGCCTTACAACGTCATAATGGCCAACTAAAAGCGGTACAAGAAGAACTGCAAATAGGCCGTAAAACCTTATACGAGAAAATGAAGAAGTATCAATTAGACAAGGGTGATTACAAAGATAACGATACTTTTTAA
- a CDS encoding TRAP transporter substrate-binding protein: protein MKLLASTLAALSFAFASTLSAAPIELKFSHVVAENTPKGQMALKFKELVDQRLPGKVEVKVYPNSQLYGDGKELEALLLGDVELISPSLSKFKKYTKKLQVFDLPFLFQDMAAVERFQASPAGQELLSSLESKGLVGLGYLHNGMKQLSANEPLYTPADAKGKKFRIMSSDVLAAQFEAVDAVPLKKPFSEVFTLLQTRAIDGQENTWSNIYSKKFFEVQASITESNHGVLDYLIVTSAEFWLELPDDIRSELKTALDEAVAHGNQIAAEKADKDKANIMASNRSEIISLTDEQRQQWVEAMKPVWQQFEDEIGKNIIDAAVAANQ, encoded by the coding sequence ATGAAGCTATTAGCAAGCACGCTCGCCGCTTTAAGTTTTGCATTTGCCAGTACCCTAAGTGCTGCGCCTATCGAGCTAAAATTTTCACATGTTGTTGCAGAAAACACCCCTAAAGGCCAAATGGCCTTAAAGTTTAAAGAACTCGTCGACCAACGTTTACCAGGCAAAGTAGAAGTGAAGGTTTACCCTAACTCTCAGCTATACGGTGACGGTAAAGAGCTAGAAGCCCTGCTTTTAGGCGATGTTGAGTTGATATCGCCTTCTCTATCTAAATTCAAAAAATACACTAAAAAGCTACAGGTCTTCGACCTACCTTTCCTATTCCAAGACATGGCAGCAGTCGAGCGCTTTCAAGCCAGTCCCGCAGGCCAAGAATTGTTGTCTTCACTAGAGAGTAAAGGCTTAGTGGGTTTAGGCTACCTGCACAACGGCATGAAGCAGCTATCGGCTAACGAGCCGCTTTACACGCCGGCTGATGCTAAAGGTAAGAAATTCCGCATTATGTCTTCCGACGTACTAGCCGCGCAATTTGAAGCTGTTGATGCAGTGCCGCTTAAAAAGCCCTTTTCAGAAGTGTTCACCCTGCTGCAAACTCGTGCCATTGATGGACAAGAGAATACCTGGTCGAACATTTACTCGAAAAAGTTCTTTGAGGTTCAAGCCAGCATTACCGAGTCTAACCACGGCGTGCTCGACTACTTAATTGTAACCTCTGCAGAATTTTGGCTTGAGCTACCCGACGACATTCGTAGCGAACTAAAAACCGCCTTAGATGAAGCCGTTGCTCACGGCAACCAGATTGCCGCAGAAAAAGCCGATAAAGATAAAGCCAATATCATGGCTTCAAATCGCTCAGAAATCATCTCCCTCACCGACGAGCAACGTCAACAATGGGTAGAAGCGATGAAGCCCGTTTGGCAGCAGTTCGAAGATGAAATTGGCAAAAACATTATTGATGCTGCAGTAGCAGCCAACCAATAA